A section of the Campylobacter lanienae NCTC 13004 genome encodes:
- the lpxC gene encoding UDP-3-O-acyl-N-acetylglucosamine deacetylase codes for MKQRTIGKRVEGVGIGLHKGEPIKLILEPLEANSGIVFYRSDKATSFKAEPSSVLNTQMATVIGNDKARVSTIEHLMSAINSYGIDNIRIVLDANEVPVMDGSAISFCMMLDEAGVVELEADKKVIVVKREVEVREGDKYVKLTPSINPKFNYTIKFENPVIGLQSYTFEFSKANFINQIARARTFGFLQDVQKLNSMGLALGGSLDNAVVIDGAKILNPEGLRFEDEFVRHKILDAIGDISLLGAPMIGDYEAYAGSHDLNHKLTLALLSDEKNYEIVTLSQESQKEYEKAFA; via the coding sequence GTGAAACAAAGAACTATAGGAAAAAGAGTAGAAGGAGTCGGTATAGGTCTTCATAAAGGTGAGCCAATTAAGCTTATATTAGAGCCTTTGGAGGCTAATAGCGGTATTGTCTTTTATAGAAGTGATAAAGCTACAAGCTTTAAAGCTGAGCCAAGTAGCGTGCTAAATACGCAAATGGCAACCGTAATAGGCAATGATAAGGCTAGAGTATCTACTATAGAGCATTTGATGAGCGCTATAAATAGCTATGGAATTGACAATATCAGAATTGTTTTAGATGCTAATGAGGTGCCGGTGATGGATGGTAGTGCTATTAGCTTTTGTATGATGCTAGATGAAGCCGGTGTAGTAGAGCTAGAAGCTGATAAAAAGGTGATAGTAGTCAAGCGAGAAGTAGAGGTAAGAGAGGGTGATAAATATGTCAAACTCACCCCATCAATCAATCCCAAATTTAACTATACAATTAAATTTGAAAATCCAGTAATAGGCTTACAAAGTTACACTTTTGAGTTTAGTAAAGCTAATTTTATAAATCAAATAGCAAGGGCTAGGACTTTTGGATTTTTACAAGATGTTCAAAAGCTAAATTCAATGGGATTAGCACTTGGTGGTAGCCTTGATAATGCTGTTGTGATAGATGGTGCTAAGATCTTAAATCCTGAAGGATTGAGATTTGAAGATGAATTTGTCCGACATAAAATTTTAGATGCTATTGGGGATATTAGCCTTCTTGGGGCGCCTATGATTGGGGATTATGAGGCTTATGCTGGAAGTCACGATCTAAATCACAAGCTAACCTTAGCCTTATTAAGTGATGAGAAAAATTATGAGATAGTAACTCTAAGCCAAGAGAGTCAAAAAGAGTATGAAAAGGCCTTCGCATAA
- a CDS encoding M23 family metallopeptidase, which translates to MRGSRVKTFIFAIIFIGLAFAIINLLGSNFTDNESPKISIKDEIYWNQKSPIDLNITDNSALESVKISLSDANSTKIILDQSINEPKTRLELSLKLPRELILDKNQIYKLTIEAKDFNIFGGNKAVKSVNLIIDNKTPQIQIINQSYKITKGGSAVVVFRAVDENLNELYIQSDKHIFKPTKFIKDGYWASLVAWDIQNPSFNAKIIAIDKAGNRAISNIGYYLQDRKYKESIIALSDKFLDGKIDELANQYAPNYADLGRLDKFKFVNETLRESNENIIRKVTSAVPEEIIESFYIEPFYPLRNGAAVASFGDHRFFTYEGNRVSESWHMGLDLASTAMAVMATNNPAFVAFNELNGIYGENIILYHGFGLYTLYGHCNETSVKAGEHIGAKHIIGKTGTTGLALGDHLHFGVIIQGIEVRPEEWMDKKWLQDNIYDVLNTAKKAIKG; encoded by the coding sequence GTGAGAGGCTCAAGGGTTAAAACTTTTATATTTGCTATAATTTTTATAGGTTTGGCATTTGCTATTATAAATCTTTTGGGATCAAATTTTACAGATAATGAATCGCCAAAAATATCTATAAAAGATGAAATTTACTGGAATCAAAAATCCCCAATTGATCTAAATATCACAGACAATTCAGCTTTAGAGTCGGTTAAAATTTCATTATCAGATGCGAATTCAACTAAGATTATATTAGATCAGAGTATTAATGAGCCAAAAACTCGCTTGGAGCTTAGTTTAAAGTTGCCAAGAGAGCTGATTTTGGATAAAAATCAAATTTATAAACTCACAATTGAAGCTAAAGATTTTAATATTTTTGGTGGAAATAAAGCAGTTAAGAGTGTAAATTTAATAATTGATAACAAAACCCCACAAATCCAGATAATAAACCAATCTTATAAGATAACCAAAGGCGGCTCAGCGGTTGTGGTATTTAGGGCTGTTGATGAGAATTTAAATGAGCTATATATACAAAGTGATAAGCATATATTTAAGCCAACCAAATTTATAAAAGATGGCTACTGGGCCTCTTTGGTAGCGTGGGATATCCAAAATCCAAGCTTTAATGCCAAAATAATCGCTATAGACAAAGCCGGCAATAGAGCAATATCCAATATCGGATACTATCTACAAGATCGCAAATATAAAGAATCTATAATCGCTTTAAGCGATAAATTTTTAGACGGCAAGATAGATGAATTAGCTAATCAATATGCGCCAAATTACGCCGATTTAGGCAGGTTGGATAAATTTAAATTTGTCAATGAAACCTTAAGAGAATCAAACGAAAATATCATTCGTAAGGTCACATCTGCGGTGCCTGAAGAGATTATAGAGAGCTTTTATATAGAGCCGTTTTATCCGCTTAGAAATGGCGCTGCGGTGGCGAGTTTTGGGGATCATAGGTTTTTTACTTATGAAGGCAATAGAGTGAGTGAGAGCTGGCATATGGGGCTTGATCTAGCTAGTACGGCAATGGCTGTGATGGCTACTAACAATCCTGCGTTTGTGGCATTTAATGAGTTAAATGGAATATATGGTGAGAATATAATCTTATATCACGGATTTGGGCTTTATACCCTTTATGGGCATTGTAATGAGACATCAGTAAAGGCTGGCGAGCATATCGGAGCAAAGCATATAATAGGCAAAACTGGAACAACTGGCCTAGCACTTGGAGATCACTTGCATTTTGGGGTTATTATCCAAGGTATCGAGGTGAGACCTGAAGAGTGGATGGATAAAAAGTGGTTACAAGATAATATATATGATGTTTTAAACACGGCCAAAAAGGCGATAAAAGGCTAA
- a CDS encoding prephenate dehydrogenase: protein MHVGIIGLGLIGGSLGLALKDMKLISRVSGYDLNKDNEKEALNLGLVDDIISFEEMKKSCDMIFLAIPVEAIIKVMRDLKDIPKSTTIVDLGSTKAQILRSCPIEIRNNFVAAHPMAGTENSGPRAAFKTLLNGAVVVVCDDKNASEFHVKRAVEILSHAGMKIVFMDSKSHDHHVGIISHLPHVISYSLVNSTLKEEDKRNILLLAGGSFSGMARIAKSNPQMWSDIFKQNKDNLLEAITAFKKELEICENMIKDEKWDELKEWMEAAGELRQIL, encoded by the coding sequence ATGCATGTAGGAATAATCGGACTTGGGCTTATTGGCGGCTCTTTAGGCCTAGCGTTAAAAGATATGAAATTAATATCTAGAGTTAGTGGCTATGATCTAAATAAAGATAATGAAAAAGAGGCTTTAAATTTAGGTTTAGTTGATGATATAATCAGCTTTGAAGAGATGAAAAAGAGCTGTGATATGATATTTTTGGCTATTCCTGTTGAGGCGATTATCAAAGTGATGCGTGATTTAAAAGATATCCCAAAAAGCACTACAATTGTGGATTTAGGCTCTACAAAAGCGCAGATTCTCCGCTCTTGTCCTATTGAAATTCGCAATAATTTTGTAGCGGCTCACCCTATGGCTGGGACTGAAAATTCAGGGCCAAGGGCTGCTTTTAAAACCTTATTAAATGGCGCTGTGGTTGTGGTGTGTGATGATAAAAATGCTAGTGAATTTCATGTCAAAAGAGCAGTTGAGATATTAAGCCATGCTGGGATGAAAATAGTATTTATGGACTCAAAAAGCCACGATCATCATGTGGGGATTATCTCGCATTTACCGCATGTTATTAGCTATAGTTTGGTCAATTCAACTCTAAAAGAAGAAGATAAGCGAAATATTTTGCTTTTAGCTGGTGGGAGTTTTAGCGGTATGGCAAGGATAGCAAAATCCAATCCGCAAATGTGGAGCGATATCTTTAAACAAAATAAAGATAATCTATTAGAAGCGATTACGGCGTTTAAAAAAGAGCTTGAAATTTGTGAAAATATGATTAAAGATGAGAAATGGGATGAGCTAAAAGAGTGGATGGAAGCAGCAGGTGAGTTAAGGCAGATACTCTAA
- the bamA gene encoding outer membrane protein assembly factor BamA, whose protein sequence is MKKAVISSFIMVASMNAIQIQSIKFNGLLHLSDESASDISGLKVGSEFNDEIANKAIINLYKQGYFENIYIEENDGNIVVNLSEKPVIAKIDINGVVTNDQKAIEQIIDIKKGQMYDEFALNNTKIRIRQFYEARGYFDTVVTTDIAPINENKNSLHITLTVNRGENITIENIHLIGSDALDYSDIEPVVANKSREFMGWMWGLNDGKVKIYELANDSQNIHNEYLKKGYLDASVSAPSLNAYFDNYKADLLYYINEGEVYKTGNISINAPEFLELDSDEIISDFKLQKGDILNSTKMKADASKLEDLVADKGFAYVKVYPRTNKNSDFTADIIYDVIPEEKVYIRNVIISGNDRTADRIIRRELYLTEGNLYNKTDLIDSKNALKRSGYFEDVQIIEKRIDKDQIDLEVAVKETTTGSIVGGIGYGSTDGLLLNAGVSDANIFGTGYKGSIMVDKSDDTLSGNINLTNPRVNDSLYSLGGGIFANDYSWDDYDEQNYGANIIGGRQIGRYVNVYLTYQIERSDIEGLDEFYKEAGYQNGVNIKSSLTPSITFNNTDDYYIPRSGFIASTSFEYAGLGGDMEFLKNRTTFNAYQGLQEYINMDLILRYKSGFGYIFNDDSEKLPINEKLFLGGINSVRGYESRSITPKKNICNPKTNNGGIIPGCKMVETGGKISFNNSFELSFPIINRLKMRGVLFYDYGMIGNSDINDIKRSSAGAGIEWMTPIGPLQLFYAQALDDKEGDETSSFEFTIGRRF, encoded by the coding sequence ATGAAAAAAGCAGTAATCTCAAGCTTTATTATGGTCGCTTCTATGAATGCTATACAGATCCAAAGCATCAAATTTAACGGACTTTTACACTTATCAGATGAGAGTGCATCTGATATTAGCGGACTTAAGGTTGGTAGCGAATTTAATGATGAAATCGCCAATAAAGCTATTATAAATTTATATAAACAAGGCTATTTTGAAAATATCTATATTGAAGAAAATGATGGCAATATCGTAGTAAATTTAAGCGAAAAGCCAGTAATTGCTAAAATCGATATAAACGGCGTTGTTACCAATGATCAAAAGGCAATTGAGCAAATAATCGATATCAAAAAAGGTCAAATGTATGATGAGTTTGCCCTAAATAACACCAAAATTAGAATTCGCCAATTTTATGAAGCTCGTGGATATTTCGATACTGTCGTAACTACAGATATCGCTCCAATTAATGAAAATAAAAACTCTCTTCACATTACACTTACCGTAAATCGTGGCGAAAATATCACCATTGAAAATATTCATTTAATCGGCTCAGATGCTCTTGACTACTCAGATATTGAGCCTGTGGTGGCAAATAAAAGTCGTGAATTTATGGGCTGGATGTGGGGTTTAAATGATGGCAAGGTTAAAATTTATGAATTAGCTAATGATAGCCAAAATATCCATAACGAATATCTCAAAAAAGGCTATCTAGACGCTAGTGTATCAGCGCCTAGCTTAAATGCTTATTTTGATAATTATAAGGCAGATTTGTTATACTACATTAATGAGGGTGAAGTTTATAAAACTGGTAATATATCTATAAATGCACCTGAATTTTTAGAGCTTGATAGCGATGAGATTATCAGTGATTTTAAGCTACAAAAAGGCGATATTTTAAATTCAACCAAGATGAAAGCAGATGCTAGCAAACTTGAAGATTTGGTGGCAGATAAGGGTTTTGCTTATGTTAAAGTCTATCCACGCACCAACAAAAATAGCGATTTCACAGCTGATATAATCTATGATGTGATCCCTGAAGAAAAGGTCTATATAAGAAATGTTATAATCAGCGGAAATGACCGCACAGCTGATCGGATAATAAGGCGTGAATTATACCTAACTGAAGGAAATTTATACAACAAAACTGATTTAATAGATTCTAAAAACGCCCTAAAAAGAAGCGGATATTTTGAAGATGTCCAAATCATAGAAAAGCGTATAGATAAAGATCAAATAGACCTAGAAGTAGCAGTCAAAGAGACAACAACTGGTAGCATTGTAGGCGGTATAGGATATGGTAGCACCGATGGGCTTTTATTAAATGCTGGTGTGAGCGACGCAAATATCTTTGGGACAGGGTATAAAGGTAGCATTATGGTAGATAAAAGCGACGATACTCTAAGTGGCAATATAAATTTAACCAACCCAAGAGTAAATGACTCACTATATAGTCTAGGTGGAGGAATCTTTGCTAATGACTATAGCTGGGATGACTATGATGAGCAAAATTATGGTGCTAATATCATCGGTGGTAGGCAGATTGGAAGATATGTAAATGTATATCTAACTTATCAAATAGAAAGAAGCGATATAGAAGGATTGGATGAATTCTATAAAGAGGCTGGATACCAAAACGGCGTAAATATCAAAAGCTCTCTAACTCCAAGCATTACATTTAATAACACAGATGATTACTATATCCCACGAAGTGGATTTATCGCATCAACTAGCTTTGAGTATGCTGGTCTTGGTGGCGATATGGAATTTTTAAAGAACAGAACTACATTTAATGCCTATCAAGGCCTACAAGAATACATAAATATGGATCTTATATTAAGATATAAATCTGGATTTGGGTATATATTTAACGATGATAGCGAGAAACTCCCAATCAATGAAAAGCTATTTTTAGGTGGGATTAACTCCGTTAGGGGATATGAGAGCAGATCCATCACCCCTAAGAAAAATATATGTAACCCAAAAACAAATAATGGCGGTATAATTCCTGGTTGTAAGATGGTAGAAACTGGTGGCAAAATTAGCTTTAATAACTCATTTGAGCTTAGCTTCCCTATCATTAATCGCCTTAAAATGCGTGGGGTGCTATTTTATGATTATGGTATGATCGGCAATAGCGATATCAATGATATCAAGCGATCTAGTGCTGGTGCTGGGATAGAGTGGATGACGCCTATTGGGCCTTTACAGCTATTCTACGCTCAAGCTCTTGATGACAAAGAGGGCGATGAAACTAGCAGTTTTGAATTTACAATTGGTAGAAGATTTTAG